The proteins below are encoded in one region of Brassica napus cultivar Da-Ae chromosome A6, Da-Ae, whole genome shotgun sequence:
- the LOC106347421 gene encoding serine/arginine-rich splicing factor SR34A isoform X1, which translates to MSGRFSRSIYVGNLPGDIRESEIEDLFYKYGRIVDIELKVPPRPPCYCFVEFEHARDAEDAIDGRDGYNFDGCRLRVELAHGGRGQSSGDRRGGGGYRGGGGGYGGGGGGGGGGSARFGVSRHSEFRVIVRGLPSSASWQDLKDHMRKAGDVCFAEVTRDSEGTYGVVDYTNYDDMKYAIRKLDDTEFRNPWARGYIRVTKYESSQSRSPSRSRSRSRGRGRSPSRSVSRSRSPRKDLSKSPRRSLSRSVSKSRSPSPDRKMSPPRAMSRSRSRSLSKSPAKVREGSE; encoded by the exons ATGAGTGGTCGATTTTCTCGGTCCATCTATGTTGGTAACTTGCCCGGTGACATTAGGGAGTCTGAGATTGAAGATCTCTTTTACAAG TACGGCCGCATAGTGGATATCGAATTGAAGGTTCCACCTCGTCCTCCATGTTATTGTTTTGTTGAG TTTGAGCATGCTCGGGATGCTGAAGATGCGATCGATGGCCGTGATGGGTACAACTTTGACGGCTGTCGTTTGAGG GTTGAGCTTGCTCATGGTGGTCGAGGACAGTCTTCAGGTGATCGTCGTGGCGGTGGTGGATACCGTGGTGGGGGTGGTGGCTATGGCGgcggtggaggtggtggtggtggtggatcaGCCCGGTTTGGTGTCTCACGACACTCCGAATTCCGAG TTATTGTACGTGGGCTCCCATCATCTGCCTCATGGCAGGATTTGAAG GATCATATGCGGAAAGCTGGTGATGTGTGCTTTGCTGAGGTCACTCGAGACAGTGAAG GAACTTATGGTGTTGTTGACTACACCAACTATGATGACATGAAGTATGCG ATAAGGAAACTGGATGATACAGAGTTCAGAAACCCCTGGGCTAGAGGCTATATCCGG GTTACGAAATATGAAAGCTCTCAGTCAAGGAGCCCAAGTAGAAGCAGGAGCCGTAGCCGAGGCCGTGGTCGCAGCCCTAGCCGCAGCGTTAGCAGAAGCAGGAGCCCAAGAAAGGATCTGAG TAAATCACCAAGACGATCCCTTTCAAGATCGGTATCAAAATCTAGGTCGCCTTCTCCTGACAGGAAGATGAGTCCCCCTAG GGCAATGTCTAGGTCCAGGTCCAGGTCTCTTTCAAAATCTCCTGCCAAG GTTCGGGAAGGCAGTGAGTGA
- the LOC106347421 gene encoding serine/arginine-rich splicing factor SR34A isoform X2, whose amino-acid sequence MSGRFSRSIYVGNLPGDIRESEIEDLFYKYGRIVDIELKVPPRPPCYCFVEFEHARDAEDAIDGRDGYNFDGCRLRVELAHGGRGQSSGDRRGGGGYRGGGGGYGGGGGGGGGGSARFGVSRHSEFRVIVRGLPSSASWQDLKDHMRKAGDVCFAEVTRDSEGTYGVVDYTNYDDMKYAVRNWMIQSSETPGLEAISGLRNMKALSQGAQVEAGAVAEAVVAALAAALAEAGAQERI is encoded by the exons ATGAGTGGTCGATTTTCTCGGTCCATCTATGTTGGTAACTTGCCCGGTGACATTAGGGAGTCTGAGATTGAAGATCTCTTTTACAAG TACGGCCGCATAGTGGATATCGAATTGAAGGTTCCACCTCGTCCTCCATGTTATTGTTTTGTTGAG TTTGAGCATGCTCGGGATGCTGAAGATGCGATCGATGGCCGTGATGGGTACAACTTTGACGGCTGTCGTTTGAGG GTTGAGCTTGCTCATGGTGGTCGAGGACAGTCTTCAGGTGATCGTCGTGGCGGTGGTGGATACCGTGGTGGGGGTGGTGGCTATGGCGgcggtggaggtggtggtggtggtggatcaGCCCGGTTTGGTGTCTCACGACACTCCGAATTCCGAG TTATTGTACGTGGGCTCCCATCATCTGCCTCATGGCAGGATTTGAAG GATCATATGCGGAAAGCTGGTGATGTGTGCTTTGCTGAGGTCACTCGAGACAGTGAAG GAACTTATGGTGTTGTTGACTACACCAACTATGATGACATGAAGTATGCGGTAA GAAACTGGATGATACAGAGTTCAGAAACCCCTGGGCTAGAGGCTATATCCGG GTTACGAAATATGAAAGCTCTCAGTCAAGGAGCCCAAGTAGAAGCAGGAGCCGTAGCCGAGGCCGTGGTCGCAGCCCTAGCCGCAGCGTTAGCAGAAGCAGGAGCCCAAGAAAGGATCTGA